A stretch of the Vagococcus xieshaowenii genome encodes the following:
- a CDS encoding pyruvate, water dikinase regulatory protein: protein MKKEVLVYTISDSLGETSQKLLAAVSAQYPTLTFDNSYRFPFVSQEEELLEILRDALKDDAIVISTLVNAELASKAKAFSTKNGLQYLDLMAPFFELVQDKTGERPIEQPGLVHKLDQTYFNKIEAIEFAVKYDDGKHPQGFVEADIVILGVSRTSKTPLSMYLANKDYKVANLPLIPEVPIPQSLSEVSSKRIIGLICSADNLMKIRNSRLDSLGLNSTSSYTNLEKIQAELAYSQQIFKDYGAYVIDVSDKSVEETAHLIEEYLRSVDK from the coding sequence ATGAAAAAAGAAGTTCTTGTTTATACAATTTCAGATTCTTTAGGTGAAACGTCTCAAAAGCTATTAGCAGCGGTTAGTGCACAGTATCCGACGTTAACCTTTGACAATAGTTATCGTTTTCCTTTTGTCAGTCAAGAAGAAGAGCTATTAGAAATTTTGAGAGATGCGTTGAAAGATGATGCGATAGTGATAAGCACGTTGGTCAATGCTGAATTAGCGAGTAAAGCAAAAGCATTCAGTACAAAGAACGGCCTACAATATTTAGATTTAATGGCTCCATTTTTTGAGTTAGTGCAAGATAAAACGGGGGAACGTCCGATTGAGCAACCGGGGTTAGTTCATAAATTGGATCAAACGTATTTTAATAAAATAGAAGCGATTGAATTTGCTGTGAAATATGATGATGGTAAACACCCACAAGGTTTTGTTGAAGCCGATATTGTGATATTAGGTGTTTCTCGCACTTCAAAAACGCCACTAAGTATGTATTTAGCAAATAAAGATTACAAAGTGGCCAATTTACCGTTAATACCAGAAGTTCCCATACCTCAAAGTTTGTCTGAAGTATCATCGAAGCGAATAATTGGTTTGATTTGTTCAGCCGATAATTTGATGAAGATTAGAAATAGTCGCTTAGATTCTTTAGGGTTGAATAGCACGAGTAGTTACACTAATTTAGAAAAAATTCAGGCAGAATTAGCCTATTCACAACAAATATTTAAAGATTATGGGGCGTATGTGATTGATGTGAGCGATAAGTCTGTTGAAGAGACAGCGCATTTGATTGAAGAATATTTACGAAGTGTTGATAAATAA
- a CDS encoding helix-turn-helix transcriptional regulator, with protein sequence MKLSERQEQVIQVVKQHQPLSGEKISELLEVSRATLRSDLSFLTLAGILEATPKVGYTYTGSDLEAFFFFKTFKTTVGEIMIPPLMITMDTSIRDAITTLFMYDVGSLYVMDDNKELVGVLSRKDLLRASLNKNIDDTPVALCMTRVPHIKTCTKELDILAAASLIQDFEVDSLPVVDEENPKKVIGKITKSRLLNYITQQARSAETNR encoded by the coding sequence ATGAAATTAAGCGAACGACAAGAACAAGTGATTCAAGTAGTAAAGCAGCATCAACCATTAAGTGGGGAAAAAATTTCTGAATTATTAGAGGTTTCAAGAGCGACCTTACGTTCAGATTTGTCTTTTTTAACATTAGCGGGTATTTTAGAAGCAACACCAAAAGTTGGTTATACGTATACGGGATCAGATTTAGAAGCCTTTTTCTTTTTTAAAACATTTAAGACAACAGTCGGTGAAATAATGATTCCACCGCTAATGATTACAATGGACACCTCGATTAGAGATGCGATTACGACATTATTCATGTATGATGTCGGTTCACTGTATGTGATGGATGATAACAAAGAATTGGTGGGTGTTTTATCACGTAAAGATTTACTACGAGCATCACTGAATAAAAACATTGATGATACACCAGTTGCACTTTGTATGACACGAGTGCCGCATATCAAAACGTGTACAAAAGAGTTGGATATTCTCGCAGCAGCAAGTCTCATTCAAGATTTTGAAGTAGATTCGTTACCAGTCGTTGATGAGGAAAACCCTAAAAAGGTGATTGGGAAGATCACGAAGTCACGACTATTAAATTATATTACTCAGCAAGCACGATCAGCAGAAACCAACAGATAG